One stretch of Fibrobacter sp. DNA includes these proteins:
- a CDS encoding ABC transporter substrate-binding protein, with translation MRIFLSLALFLFQIIILSGCQKGAPENKIQIVDVSSGVNYEELQEKAEKFVPAIGKKGGQIVLSSFSDPKSFNPITSTENTTSEFTEFLFEGLVRANGVTLLPEPNLADTWQVSDDGLEWTFHIRPGVLWSDSVPFSAYDVEFTFNDLIFNPAINPNSSRDIFLVDGKKIMVKALDSSNVKFTLPFPYAPFLRTMSQQILPKHNFFQVVKSGKFNTALSIQTPPSSIVGTGPFLLDSYISSQKVVFKRNPLYWRTDSAGNRLPYLDRVVYTIVADQNAELLQFKRGEVDYLAAKGEDFPGLKKDEKSGSYTVYRLGPATGSNFLFFNQILDRDPATGKQYVDKVKLSWFTNVNFRKAVAHALDKQNMIRIVMNGLGYPQWSPMTPSEGYFFSDKTTQYPYDLKKAKEILAMEGFSDKNGDGYLEDKDGNTVEFSFVTNSGNVVRARISEIIRKDLEALGMKIHYQQLEFNSLIQKVSNPPYEWDAILLGLTGGVEPHFGRNVWHSSGTLHMWYPRQKKPATEWERRVDSLFDVGVKELDVSKRKVIYDEWQQIISDQLPLIYTVLPERIYCISNKFKNLNPSLNGGLLHNLEYIYIGD, from the coding sequence ATGAGAATCTTTTTATCATTGGCCCTTTTTCTGTTTCAGATTATCATCCTTTCAGGTTGCCAGAAAGGTGCCCCCGAAAACAAAATTCAAATTGTTGATGTTTCCTCTGGAGTTAATTACGAGGAGCTACAGGAAAAAGCAGAAAAATTTGTACCTGCAATTGGAAAAAAGGGCGGTCAAATCGTTCTCTCCTCATTCTCTGATCCCAAATCCTTCAATCCTATAACATCAACTGAAAACACCACATCTGAATTTACCGAGTTTCTTTTTGAAGGGCTTGTAAGGGCTAACGGAGTAACTCTTCTTCCGGAACCTAATCTTGCAGATACATGGCAGGTTTCAGATGACGGGCTTGAGTGGACTTTTCATATAAGACCGGGAGTGCTCTGGTCAGACAGTGTGCCGTTCAGCGCTTATGATGTCGAGTTTACTTTTAACGATCTTATTTTTAATCCGGCAATCAATCCCAATTCCTCACGTGATATTTTTCTTGTTGATGGAAAAAAGATCATGGTTAAGGCTCTTGACAGTTCAAATGTCAAATTCACTCTCCCTTTTCCCTATGCGCCGTTTCTCAGGACCATGTCCCAACAGATTCTGCCAAAACATAATTTTTTTCAAGTCGTAAAATCCGGCAAATTCAACACTGCTCTCAGTATACAGACACCTCCGTCATCAATCGTAGGTACAGGGCCGTTTCTTCTCGATTCATATATTTCATCGCAGAAAGTGGTATTCAAACGTAATCCGTTGTACTGGAGAACCGATAGTGCCGGAAACCGGCTCCCCTATCTTGACAGGGTAGTGTATACCATTGTTGCGGACCAGAATGCCGAGCTTCTTCAGTTCAAACGCGGTGAAGTCGATTATCTGGCTGCCAAGGGCGAGGATTTCCCTGGTCTTAAAAAGGATGAGAAGAGTGGTTCCTACACTGTTTACCGTCTGGGTCCGGCTACAGGGAGTAATTTTCTTTTCTTCAACCAGATTCTCGACAGAGACCCTGCGACCGGAAAACAGTATGTCGATAAAGTCAAACTCTCCTGGTTTACTAATGTAAATTTCAGGAAAGCTGTTGCCCATGCACTGGATAAACAGAATATGATCCGTATAGTAATGAACGGCCTTGGGTATCCACAGTGGTCTCCCATGACTCCATCCGAGGGTTATTTCTTCAGTGATAAAACAACCCAGTATCCCTATGATCTGAAGAAAGCAAAAGAGATTCTGGCAATGGAGGGTTTCAGCGACAAAAACGGGGATGGTTACCTTGAGGACAAGGACGGTAACACTGTAGAATTCTCGTTTGTAACCAACAGCGGAAATGTTGTCAGAGCAAGGATTTCTGAAATTATTCGAAAGGATCTCGAGGCTCTGGGAATGAAGATCCATTATCAGCAGCTTGAGTTCAACAGCCTGATTCAGAAAGTCAGCAATCCTCCTTATGAATGGGATGCCATTCTGCTCGGATTGACCGGAGGTGTCGAGCCGCATTTCGGGAGAAATGTCTGGCATTCTTCTGGTACTCTTCACATGTGGTATCCTCGTCAGAAGAAACCGGCTACCGAATGGGAGAGAAGGGTTGACAGCCTTTTTGACGTGGGAGTGAAAGAGCTTGATGTTTCAAAGCGTAAGGTCATCTATGATGAGTGGCAGCAGATCATTTCCGATCAGCTCCCGCTGATCTACACGGTTCTTCCCGAACGGATCTACTGCATTTCAAACAAATTTAAAAACCTGAATCCCTCCCTTAACGGAGGACTGCTTCATAACCTGGAATACATCTATATCGGAGATTAA
- a CDS encoding bifunctional homocysteine S-methyltransferase/methylenetetrahydrofolate reductase → MTATPLIFDGAMGTTIYDRGVFINTCFDELNLSNSKLIQKIHSEYVEAGADVIETNTFGANRIKLAAFGLAAKVDEINTAAVKIARSVAGEENYVIGSVGPCTRASETLQPSSISEVENAFREQITSLVNAGVDGIILETFSKLDELNLALKAAGGFDVPLIASFTVTDEGLTLTGTPAEVIVDSLEQHSRVQAIGINCGTGPAGAFSTLESVISRSNKPFVVMPNAGMPKDVNGRMLYLTSPEYFTTYAMRFIELGARGVGGCCGTTAAHIKIMSRAVKTMSGVKKHIQVKTHREDTVQVKVTEPIEKSQFAKKLLSGQKVTSVELLPPRSIDMSGVLEKARMCAAKGVDAINIPDGPRASTRVSPMITAIAMLREVNIEPILHYCCRDRNLIGMQADLLGAYAAGIRNLLIITGDPPKLGDYPDATGVFDVDSIGLTQAVTNMNHGQDIGGNPVNPPTSIFIGVGANPCAVDPDRELERYRQKVDAGAEFVITQPVFDVDALFRFLDRIQGIRQIPIVAGVWPLTSFKNAEFMNNEVPGVVVTPSILERLKKCTTREDGAKMGTEIAREIIQAISSRVNGFQVSAPFGKAELALAALEK, encoded by the coding sequence ATGACCGCGACCCCGCTTATTTTCGATGGAGCCATGGGTACGACAATATACGATCGCGGAGTTTTTATCAACACCTGTTTTGATGAACTCAATTTGTCGAACAGCAAATTGATCCAGAAGATCCATAGTGAGTATGTGGAAGCTGGAGCGGATGTGATTGAAACTAATACATTCGGGGCAAACCGTATCAAACTGGCAGCTTTTGGTCTCGCTGCTAAAGTAGATGAAATCAATACTGCCGCAGTCAAAATAGCCAGGAGTGTTGCTGGTGAGGAAAATTATGTTATCGGTTCTGTGGGCCCCTGCACCCGTGCATCTGAAACATTACAGCCATCCAGTATAAGTGAAGTCGAGAATGCCTTCAGAGAGCAGATCACCTCTCTTGTAAATGCAGGTGTTGACGGAATAATACTGGAGACTTTTTCAAAGCTCGATGAGTTAAACCTGGCACTGAAGGCTGCGGGGGGTTTTGATGTTCCTCTTATCGCCTCATTTACTGTTACTGATGAGGGTCTTACCCTGACCGGTACACCTGCAGAAGTCATTGTGGACTCTCTTGAACAGCACAGCAGAGTTCAGGCTATCGGAATAAACTGCGGAACAGGGCCGGCAGGTGCATTCAGCACCCTTGAGAGTGTCATTTCCAGATCTAATAAACCCTTTGTTGTCATGCCCAACGCAGGAATGCCAAAGGATGTAAACGGGCGCATGCTTTATCTGACCAGCCCTGAATATTTTACTACCTATGCCATGCGGTTCATTGAGCTTGGTGCAAGAGGAGTAGGTGGATGTTGTGGGACGACTGCCGCTCATATAAAGATAATGAGCAGGGCGGTTAAAACGATGAGCGGGGTTAAAAAGCATATTCAGGTGAAAACTCATCGTGAAGACACGGTTCAGGTGAAGGTGACTGAACCGATAGAGAAATCCCAATTCGCTAAAAAGCTGCTTTCCGGACAGAAAGTTACTTCTGTTGAACTCCTTCCACCCCGTTCCATTGACATGAGCGGTGTGCTTGAAAAGGCAAGGATGTGTGCTGCCAAAGGGGTTGACGCAATCAATATTCCTGACGGGCCGCGGGCAAGTACCCGTGTTTCACCGATGATCACGGCTATAGCGATGCTGCGGGAAGTCAATATTGAACCGATTCTTCATTATTGCTGCAGAGACCGCAATCTTATTGGAATGCAGGCTGATTTACTTGGTGCCTATGCTGCAGGAATCAGAAATCTTCTGATTATAACTGGTGATCCGCCCAAACTGGGAGATTATCCTGATGCCACAGGTGTTTTTGATGTCGATTCGATCGGACTTACTCAGGCAGTCACAAACATGAATCACGGACAGGATATCGGTGGCAATCCTGTCAATCCTCCTACCAGCATTTTTATCGGTGTTGGGGCAAACCCCTGTGCTGTCGATCCTGACAGGGAGCTGGAGCGTTACAGACAAAAGGTGGATGCCGGGGCGGAGTTTGTGATTACTCAACCGGTTTTCGACGTTGACGCACTTTTCCGCTTTCTTGACAGAATTCAAGGGATCAGACAGATTCCCATAGTTGCCGGAGTGTGGCCTCTTACAAGTTTTAAAAACGCTGAATTCATGAACAATGAGGTTCCCGGGGTTGTTGTGACACCTTCTATTCTTGAGCGGCTTAAAAAGTGTACAACCAGGGAAGATGGTGCAAAGATGGGAACAGAGATAGCCAGAGAGATTATCCAGGCCATCAGCTCACGGGTGAACGGCTTTCAGGTAAGTGCTCCTTTTGGAAAAGCTGAACTGGCGCTTGCAGCTTTGGAAAAGTAG